The region GGCCGAGGCAAGGCCGATCAACGCCGGCTTTCCGGCGAGCGACCGGAGCACGGCCGATACCGTGAGGGGCACGCGAGCCAGGGAAATCACGATGACGCCGGCGATCCCCATCACGATGCACACGGCAGCGGCGAGCGAAATCCTTTCCCCCAGCACCAGAAACCCGAACAGGGCGGCCTGGATCGGCTCCGTCTTCGAATAGGCTGTGCCGACCGCGAAGTTGCGGAAGGCGAACAGATGGATCAGCAGAAACGTGCCCAGGATCTGCGCAAGGCCGCCCAGGGCGCCGGCGATCAGCATCGTCGCGTTGGGAAGGGGCAGCGGATAACCGAACACCGTGTGGAGCACGGCCGCATAAAGTACCGCAAAGGGCACGCCGTAACCGAAACGCACGAAGGTTGCCCCGGTCGTCCCCAGCTTGCCCTTCAGGTGCTTCTGCATGGCCGTGCGCAGGTTCTGACAGAACGCGGCGCCGATCGTGATCGGTATCCATAACTCCACGGGTGTTTCTTTCTTGTAATTATTGATCTGAAATCATCATAAGAAATTCCCGTTGCCGGTAAATCGGGTAAAATGGCAACTTACCGGTTATCTTTCCTCAACTATTGCAAACGATCGGCCGCCAACCCGGGCCGGCTGCGCCGCCGCGCGGCAGACGGTGCGGGACGGTATCAGGACACCCGCGGACCTTCCCGCGCTTGACAGCACTTGGTTCGGCGGCTTAGGTCCGCCCAGAATTTGTTAACGCCCCGGAGACCTTCTTCCCGATGACCCCAGATCTCGCCTCCCTTGCCAAAATCATCGATGCGGCTTTTGAAGACCGCACGACGATCGAAACGACGACGACCGGTGAAATCCGCGATGCCGTGGAGACCACGCTGAACCTTCTCGACCGCGGACAGCTGCGCGTTGCCGAGAAGAAGGATGGCGAGTGGGTGGTCAATCAATGGGCCAAGAAGGCGGTGCTCCTGTCTTTCCGCCTCAACCCGATGGACATCATCAAGGGCGGTCCGGGCGATGCCACTTGGTGGGACAAGGTGCCGTCGAAATTCGACGGCTGGCGCGGCATCGATTTCAAGGAAGCCGGTTTCCGCGCCGTGCCGAACTGCACCGTGCGCCGCTCCGCCTTCATCGGCAAGGGCGTTGTGCTGATGCCGTCCTTCGTCAATCTCGGGGCCTATGTGGATGAAGGCACCATGGTCGACACCTGGGCGACCGTCGGCTCCTGTGCGCAGATCGGCAAGAACGTGCACCTGTCCGGCGGTGTCGGCATCGGCGGCGTTCTGGAACCGCTCCAGGCCGGACCGGTCATCATCGAGGACAACTGCTTCATCGGCGCCCGTTCGGAAGTCGTGGAAGGCTGCATCGTCCGTGAAGGCTCTGTTCTGGGAATGGGCGTCTACATCGGCCAGTCGACCCGCATCGTCAACCGGCTGACCGGCGAAATCAGCTATGGCGAAATTCCGCCCTATTCCGTGGTCGTGGCCGGGTCCATGCCGACCGCGAGCAAGATGGGCAACGGCGAACCGGCACCGAACCTCTACTGCGCCGTGATCGTGAAAATCGTCGACGAAAAAACCCGGTCGAAAACAGGCATCAACGAATTGCTGCGCGACTGATCCACCGCCGCATCCGTATCCTGAAAGACGAAGCCCCGCCCGTTCGCACAGGCGGGGCTTTTGTCATCCGACCGCTCGATTGCGTGGGCCTGTACCCAGAGAGGCGGGTCTACACCTTCCAGAGATGCCCGACGATCTGGGCGATCACCAGCGTCAGGACGATATCGAGGACGACCACGCCGATTGCCAGGCTGATCGGGGCCTGGAGGGCGATGCGGGCGACGAGAAAGCGGTACCAGAGCACGACCAGCAGGCAGGAGAAGGACAACAGAACGGCAATTCCCGACGAAATGATCCCGAGCAGGAAGAGCAGATAAGTGATCATGTAGGGCACGGAGGCCAGCAGGCTGGTCCAGTTCCTGGCGACGATGAAGGGCACATAGCGGTGGGAGATGCCGATCGGTACCGCGACCAGCGCCAGCAGGACGGGCAACGCGATCCAGTCCATCCCCAGTCCGATAAACTGCGCCGTCCAGTAGGCCTGATCCGGAAAGGCATCGGGAGGAAACAGGTTCTCGGCGAAGAAGAACTGCTTTTCGGCAAGGCCGCTGACCAGGAGAACGGGAACCAGAAGAACGACGACGGTAAAGGAGCGCCAGAACCCCTGAATGGACTGGTCGAAAAAGGTCATGCCTTCGGGCCGGTTGCGCAGCAGCAGCCAGGATCCGTCAAGCGCGGCGCGAATTTCGTCCAGACTGATCAAAATCAACCGCTCCTGCCGCATCGCTCTCCTGCCGCCGGCGCGTGCAAGGAAGCTGCCAGTTTACAAGACCGGCGGGACCCGAACCATATTCATATGGACGCAGTGCGCCCCAAGGCAAAATACTTCACCATAAATCGTTTATAGATCGCCGCGAGCCGGTCAAGATCGCTTGTGGCCGCACACTCGTCAACCTTGTGCATCGTCTGGCCGACGAGACCGAACTCCACAACCGGGCAGTAGTTCTTGATGAAGCGCGCGTCGGAGGTGCCGCCGCCGGTGGAAAGCTCGGGAGCACGGCCCGTTTCCGCCTCGACGGCCTCGCTCAGCGCGGCGATCAGCGTCTCGTCCCTGGTCAGGAAGGACTCGCTGGCGTCGCGCTTGAACCGGACATCGAGCTTCAACGTGCCGAGATCCACGGCCTTCAGCGTCGCAAGGATCTTTGCCTTCAGGGTTTCGAGCGTCCACTCGTCATTGTAGCGGATGTTGAAGCGGGCCTGCGCGCGTGCCGGAATGACGTTGTAAGCCGGATTGCCGACATCGACGGTAACGATTTCGAGGTTCGAAGGCTGGAAGCGCTCGTTGCCCTCGTCGAGCACCAGGCCATCGAGCGCGGCCAGGAGCCGGACCAGACCCGGGATCGGATTGTCGGCCAGGTGCGGATAGGCCGCGTGACCCTGGATGCCCGTAACCGTGACATCGCCGGACAGGGAGCCGCGCCGGCCGACCTTGATGGCATCGCCGAGCTTTTCCGGGTTCGTCGGCTCGCCGACGACGCAGGCGTCGAACGCGTAACCCTGCGCCTTTGCCCATTCCAGCAGTTTCACGGTGCCGTTCACCGCCGGACCTTCCTCATCGCCCGTGATCAGGAACGAAATCGTGCCCCCGAAGTCCGGGCCGAAGTCTTCGACGACATCAAGCGCGGCCGCCGCAAAGGCTGCAATGCCGCCCTTCATGTCGACGGCGCCGCGGCCATAGAGATAGCCGTCCGCAATCGTGCCGTCGAACGGTCCATGGCTCCAGTCGCTGTCCGTCCCGGCCGGAACCACATCCGTGTGGCCGGCAAACACGAAATGAGGTTTGCCGGAGCCGATGGTGGCAAAGAGATTTTCGACATCCGGCGTGTCCTCGTCCTGAAAAGTGACGCGGGAGACGGAAAAGCCCGCCCGTGTCAGCAACCTCTCAAGGACGGCAAGCGCCCCGCCCTCGACCGGCGTCACGGACGGGCAGCGGATGAGGTCCTGGGCGATGGAAACGGCGGAAGATGGCATGGAAAAACCTCTTGGGCCTCGGTCGTCGTAGGAATTCTGCAGCCGGTCAGCGCTTGCGCCAGTAGCTGTTGGGAAGCGGTCCGTGCCGGTTCGGCGCTGCCTGGCTGGGCACGAAACCGAGAATGACGACCATCAGAAAGCTGACGATCGGCACGAAGATGAGCAGCGCCAGGAAGCCGCTTTGGCCGATATCCTGCAGGCGCTTGATGACCATTGCCAGCTCAAACCACTGCAGCACGAAAAACAGGACCGGCAACAGCGGGTTGGACGCCATGAAGACGGCCGGCGTGATCGTCTCGGGCGACGGGATTTCCGTAATCGACATCAGCCAGATCCGCACCGCGATGGCCAGGATCATCCAGATCAGCGCGAAGCACAACCAGTAGGGTTGCCTGCCCATGCGCCCGATCGGGCTCAACAGCGCCCAAAGGGGGCCGGGTGTGACATTCGCGCTCTGTGGGGGCGTGTTCATTCAATCCCGCTCGAGTTGGTGGTTCCGGCAAGGACGTAGACGCATAAGCCGCAGGGATCAAGCTCAGTCATGCGTTTCGCCGTGCGGCATTTCCGGTGTGCAGCGAATAACACGGCATGCCGGGCCGCCGCACCTGGAAAACGCCAGGGAATTTACATGGATTTTACACAACCAACGCGACTATCCTCAAAACACCGGCTTCGAAAGCCGCCTTGGGGACCCGTTCATGACCTGGAAGACACTCCTGTCCATCTGCCTGCTGAGCATTGCGCTCGCTCCGGCATATCTTTTCTCCGGTTCCGCCGTCGCGCAGGAAACAGCATCCTCGCTGCCCCCGCAGTTGCAGCAGGAAGCCATGGAAAAACTCGTGTCGGATCTCGAACCTGAGCAGGTGAAAGCACTGACGGACCTGATGACACTTCTGCAGCAGGGCGCCGAAGCCAGGACCGGTCAGGCAGCTTCCGCCGCGGCGGGGCCCGGCGCCCTTCAGCAGATCCGGACGGTGGTGGAGAATTTCGGCGCGAGGGTGGCGGACCAATTCCGCAACCTTCCGGAGCTCTTTTCCGGCCATTTTTCCAGCCTCGGCGCCCTGGTTTCCGGCTCCGTGGCCGGCCCCTTCCACATTCTGATCGGCGCAATCGCCCTGATCCTGGCGGTGGGCCTTGCCGCAGAGTTCCTTGTCAATCGGCTGGTTCACGCAAGGCGCGACGCCATCCGGACGCGGACACCGGCAACCCTGCTCGAGACCGTCAAGCTGGTCACCTCTCGCGCCGCTCTGGACCTGAGCGGACTCGTCGTCTTTGCGATCGTGGCACTTGTGGTGGGCCGCATTGCCATTCAAGATCCGGTTACCCGATCGTTCGCTCTCCAGGCCGTCTTCTGGATCGTGTTCCTGCCGCGGCTCGCTGCAGCGCTGATGCGCTTCGCGCTCGCACCTCACCGCCGCGAACTGCGCCTCGTGACCGCGGACGATGCAACGGCGAAATCCCTCTACCGCAGTTTTACCAGCCTCTTCGCCTTTGTCGGGGTGGTGTTCTTTTCAAGCGAAGTCCTGCTGGCGGCGGGCGCAGATCATGTCACCGAGACTTTCCGCTTCTTCATCGGCTTGGCCGTGAACGCATGGATCATCGCGGTGATCTGGAACGCCCGACATGGCCTGACCAGCATCCTTATGGGAGACGAGGAGGAGCCGACCGTCGGACTGCAACGCATGGCGCGGTTCTGGCCGTATTTTTCCATGGCTTTCATTGCGTTCAACTGGCTGCTTGTGCAGGTCACCGCCAGCATGGGCATTGACGCGCTGACGGCGGACCGGTCCCTCGCCGTGATCACCCTGGTGGTCTTCGCGCCGTTTCTCGACACGATGGTGCGCGGCATCGTCGCGCATATCATTCCGCCGATGCAGGGCGAAGGACCGACCGCGGAAGCCGCTCATCAGCAGACCAGGCACAGCTATGTCCGGATCGCCCGCGTCGGCCTCCTGACGTTCCTTGTTCTGGCGGTGGGGCGCATCTATGGACTCAATCTTCTGGCGATCGGCAGCCAAGACGGCTCGGCGGTTGCCCGTCACAGCGTGATCTTCCTGCTGATCCTGGCGGCCGGATACCTGGCCTGGGAAATCACCAATCTCTGGGTCAGCCATCAGCTTGCAAAGGATTCCCCGCCCGCGGCGACACAGGACGACGATGCAGAGATGGGCGGCACCGGCAAGTCCCGCATGGCGACCATTCTGCCGCTGATCCGCATTACCGTGCAGGTGACCATCGTCACGCTGACGGTGCTGCTTGCCCTCAGCCAGCTCGGCATCAACATCACGCCGCTGCTGGCGGGCGCCGGTGTCGTCGGCCTGGCC is a window of Roseibium salinum DNA encoding:
- the dapD gene encoding 2,3,4,5-tetrahydropyridine-2,6-dicarboxylate N-succinyltransferase, producing MTPDLASLAKIIDAAFEDRTTIETTTTGEIRDAVETTLNLLDRGQLRVAEKKDGEWVVNQWAKKAVLLSFRLNPMDIIKGGPGDATWWDKVPSKFDGWRGIDFKEAGFRAVPNCTVRRSAFIGKGVVLMPSFVNLGAYVDEGTMVDTWATVGSCAQIGKNVHLSGGVGIGGVLEPLQAGPVIIEDNCFIGARSEVVEGCIVREGSVLGMGVYIGQSTRIVNRLTGEISYGEIPPYSVVVAGSMPTASKMGNGEPAPNLYCAVIVKIVDEKTRSKTGINELLRD
- a CDS encoding DUF805 domain-containing protein yields the protein MNTPPQSANVTPGPLWALLSPIGRMGRQPYWLCFALIWMILAIAVRIWLMSITEIPSPETITPAVFMASNPLLPVLFFVLQWFELAMVIKRLQDIGQSGFLALLIFVPIVSFLMVVILGFVPSQAAPNRHGPLPNSYWRKR
- a CDS encoding mechanosensitive ion channel family protein, giving the protein MTWKTLLSICLLSIALAPAYLFSGSAVAQETASSLPPQLQQEAMEKLVSDLEPEQVKALTDLMTLLQQGAEARTGQAASAAAGPGALQQIRTVVENFGARVADQFRNLPELFSGHFSSLGALVSGSVAGPFHILIGAIALILAVGLAAEFLVNRLVHARRDAIRTRTPATLLETVKLVTSRAALDLSGLVVFAIVALVVGRIAIQDPVTRSFALQAVFWIVFLPRLAAALMRFALAPHRRELRLVTADDATAKSLYRSFTSLFAFVGVVFFSSEVLLAAGADHVTETFRFFIGLAVNAWIIAVIWNARHGLTSILMGDEEEPTVGLQRMARFWPYFSMAFIAFNWLLVQVTASMGIDALTADRSLAVITLVVFAPFLDTMVRGIVAHIIPPMQGEGPTAEAAHQQTRHSYVRIARVGLLTFLVLAVGRIYGLNLLAIGSQDGSAVARHSVIFLLILAAGYLAWEITNLWVSHQLAKDSPPAATQDDDAEMGGTGKSRMATILPLIRITVQVTIVTLTVLLALSQLGINITPLLAGAGVVGLAVGFGAQTLVRDVVSGLFFLMDDAFRLGEFIDAGGTQGTIEKISVRSLQLRGSRGPVHIVPYGEIPKLTNLSRDWVIMKLKFTVPFNTDVEKVRKLFKKIGQDIMEMEEFKDDILAPFKGQGVADVDDVGIVVRGKFTTKPGKQFGVRKEIYKRVQREFEENGIQFARKEVRVHIPEGARLDESQREQVAQAVAASDASETKPAAE
- the dapE gene encoding succinyl-diaminopimelate desuccinylase yields the protein MPSSAVSIAQDLIRCPSVTPVEGGALAVLERLLTRAGFSVSRVTFQDEDTPDVENLFATIGSGKPHFVFAGHTDVVPAGTDSDWSHGPFDGTIADGYLYGRGAVDMKGGIAAFAAAALDVVEDFGPDFGGTISFLITGDEEGPAVNGTVKLLEWAKAQGYAFDACVVGEPTNPEKLGDAIKVGRRGSLSGDVTVTGIQGHAAYPHLADNPIPGLVRLLAALDGLVLDEGNERFQPSNLEIVTVDVGNPAYNVIPARAQARFNIRYNDEWTLETLKAKILATLKAVDLGTLKLDVRFKRDASESFLTRDETLIAALSEAVEAETGRAPELSTGGGTSDARFIKNYCPVVEFGLVGQTMHKVDECAATSDLDRLAAIYKRFMVKYFALGRTASI
- a CDS encoding DMT family transporter, which encodes MELWIPITIGAAFCQNLRTAMQKHLKGKLGTTGATFVRFGYGVPFAVLYAAVLHTVFGYPLPLPNATMLIAGALGGLAQILGTFLLIHLFAFRNFAVGTAYSKTEPIQAALFGFLVLGERISLAAAVCIVMGIAGVIVISLARVPLTVSAVLRSLAGKPALIGLASAAFFGASAVAYRTASLSLEGTGVPMQAAYALVYATSFQTIAMAVWMVIREPDQLRASLSAWRSAVWVGASGVAGSIGWFTAMTLQNVAYVRSLAQIELVFTFLASWLVFKEIIAKSEILGCVLIVLAVLGIILLR